The Pseudomonas azadiae genome includes a window with the following:
- a CDS encoding sigma-54 interaction domain-containing protein, which produces MNMTDSLKDYQQVRGLAIQSLFEIIEQSSEGTVIVDRDANIVWMNERYAKRFGLKSADQAIGQPCEQVISNSLLRQVVRNDQPILLDIQDTPKGPLVVMRLPIHNDAGAVIGAIGFALFDELRNLSPLIERYLSLQQELASTRSLLRSRQSKYNFAHFIGTSAASLEVKRRARRSASAESPVLLLGETGTGKELLAQAIHGASTRAHKAFVSINSAAIPADLLEAEFFGTAPGAFTGADRKGRPGKFQIAQGGTLFLDEIGDMPLPLQSKLLRVLQEKEFEPVGSNEMLHSDVRVIAATSMDLEAAIKRGEFRADLYYRLNVLPIQVPALRERLDDIPALSEAILEELRSQHELDQDALALLAQHAWPGNIRELRNVLERAALLSDDLVLDAREIRAAIGTFTPVERNTVPAIEGESFNAARERFDRQVIGAALSACGGNVVEAARRLGLGRSTLYKKMVALGINESQ; this is translated from the coding sequence ATGAACATGACCGATAGCCTCAAGGACTACCAACAGGTTCGTGGCCTGGCCATCCAGTCGCTGTTCGAGATCATCGAGCAGTCCAGCGAAGGCACGGTGATTGTCGACCGCGACGCGAATATCGTGTGGATGAACGAGCGCTACGCCAAGCGCTTCGGGCTCAAGAGCGCCGACCAGGCCATCGGCCAGCCTTGCGAGCAGGTGATTTCCAACAGCCTGTTGCGCCAGGTGGTGCGCAACGACCAGCCGATATTGCTCGACATCCAGGACACGCCAAAGGGTCCGTTGGTGGTAATGCGCCTGCCGATTCACAACGATGCCGGCGCGGTGATTGGGGCGATTGGCTTTGCGCTGTTCGATGAACTACGCAACCTGTCGCCCTTGATCGAACGCTACCTGAGCCTGCAGCAAGAATTGGCGTCCACGCGCTCGCTGCTGCGCTCACGGCAGAGCAAATACAACTTCGCGCACTTTATCGGCACCAGCGCGGCCAGCCTGGAAGTCAAGCGCCGGGCGCGGCGCAGTGCGAGTGCCGAATCGCCTGTTTTGCTGCTGGGCGAAACCGGTACCGGCAAGGAGCTGCTGGCCCAGGCGATCCACGGCGCATCGACGCGTGCACATAAGGCGTTTGTCAGTATCAACAGCGCCGCCATCCCCGCCGACCTGCTGGAGGCCGAGTTTTTCGGCACCGCGCCGGGCGCATTTACCGGCGCCGACCGCAAGGGCCGCCCGGGCAAATTCCAGATTGCCCAGGGCGGCACGCTGTTTCTGGATGAAATCGGCGACATGCCCCTGCCGTTGCAAAGCAAATTGCTGCGGGTGTTGCAGGAAAAGGAATTCGAACCCGTGGGCTCCAACGAAATGCTGCACAGCGATGTGCGGGTGATTGCCGCCACGTCCATGGACCTGGAAGCGGCGATCAAGCGCGGCGAATTCCGCGCGGACTTGTATTACCGGTTGAACGTGCTGCCGATCCAGGTGCCTGCTTTGCGTGAGCGCCTGGACGATATTCCGGCGTTGAGCGAGGCAATCCTCGAGGAACTGCGCAGCCAGCACGAGTTGGATCAAGACGCCTTGGCCTTGCTGGCACAGCATGCGTGGCCGGGCAATATCCGTGAACTGCGCAATGTGCTGGAGCGTGCGGCGCTGTTGAGCGATGACCTGGTGCTGGATGCCCGGGAAATCCGTGCGGCGATAGGCACATTTACGCCGGTGGAGCGCAACACGGTGCCCGCCATCGAGGGTGAGTCGTTCAACGCGGCACGGGAGCGGTTCGATCGGCAGGTGATTGGGGCGGCATTGAGCGCGTGCGGCGGGAATGTAGTGGAAGCGGCCAGGCGGCTGGGGCTTGGGCGGTCGACGTTGTATAAGAAGATGGTGGCGCTGGGCATTAACGAGTCTCAATAA
- a CDS encoding ABC transporter ATP-binding protein yields the protein MNLIEIRDLSVAFSGDTVVRNLSLDVRPGECLALVGESGSGKSVTAHSILQLLPEAGTQTSGSVKYRGQELIGASAATLQKLRGNRIAMIFQEPMTSLNPLHSIEKQIGETLLLHKGLGGKAAQARILELLDLVGIQKPEERLKAYPHQLSGGQRQRVMIAMALACEPELLIADEPTTALDVTIQRKILLLLKSLQQRLGMSLLLISHDLNLVRSIAQRVCVMRAGEIVEQADCETLFTAPQHPYSRLLLDAEPAGDALCSDERETVLEVHDLSVQFPLGGGLFRRKTYLRAVDGISLSVQRGKTLGIVGESGSGKSTLGQAILRLLDSSGSIRFQGEALDPLNNQQMRPWRKQMQVVFQDPYGSLSPRMTVAQIISEGLEVHAPCGLAERDAQVIQVLKDVGLDPASRHRYPHEFSGGQRQRIAIARALVLRPALMLLDEPTSALDRTVQKQVVGLLRELQDKYGLTYLFISHDLAVVRAMAHDMIVIKDGKVVERGASQRVFEAPQHSYTKELLAAAHIPL from the coding sequence ATGAACCTCATCGAAATACGCGACCTCAGTGTCGCTTTCAGCGGCGACACAGTGGTCCGCAACCTCAGCCTGGATGTGCGCCCCGGCGAATGCCTGGCGCTGGTGGGCGAGTCGGGTTCGGGCAAGTCGGTGACAGCCCATTCGATCCTGCAACTGCTGCCTGAGGCGGGTACGCAAACCAGCGGTTCGGTGAAGTATCGCGGCCAGGAACTGATCGGGGCGTCGGCGGCCACCCTGCAAAAACTGCGCGGCAACCGCATTGCGATGATCTTCCAGGAGCCGATGACCTCACTGAACCCACTGCACAGCATCGAAAAGCAGATCGGCGAAACCCTGCTGCTGCACAAGGGCCTGGGCGGCAAGGCGGCGCAGGCGCGCATCCTTGAACTGCTCGACCTGGTGGGCATCCAGAAACCCGAGGAACGGCTCAAGGCCTATCCCCATCAGCTCTCCGGCGGCCAGCGCCAGCGGGTGATGATCGCCATGGCCCTGGCCTGCGAGCCGGAGTTGCTGATTGCCGACGAACCCACCACCGCGCTGGATGTAACCATACAGCGCAAGATCCTGCTGCTGCTCAAGTCCTTGCAACAACGCCTGGGCATGTCGCTGCTGCTGATCAGCCATGACCTCAACCTGGTGCGCAGCATTGCCCAACGCGTGTGCGTGATGCGCGCCGGCGAAATCGTCGAGCAGGCCGATTGCGAGACCTTGTTCACCGCGCCACAGCATCCTTACAGCCGGCTGTTACTGGATGCCGAACCCGCCGGCGACGCACTCTGCAGTGACGAGCGCGAGACGGTACTGGAGGTGCACGACCTGAGCGTGCAATTCCCCCTCGGCGGCGGGCTGTTTCGGCGCAAGACCTACCTGCGCGCGGTGGACGGCATCAGCCTCAGCGTGCAGCGCGGCAAGACCCTGGGGATTGTCGGCGAGTCCGGTTCGGGCAAGTCCACCCTGGGCCAGGCAATCCTGCGGTTGCTCGATTCCAGCGGCAGCATTCGTTTCCAGGGTGAAGCCCTCGACCCGCTGAATAACCAACAGATGCGGCCCTGGCGCAAGCAGATGCAGGTGGTGTTCCAGGATCCCTATGGCAGCCTCAGCCCGCGCATGACCGTGGCCCAGATCATCAGCGAAGGGCTGGAGGTGCACGCGCCGTGCGGCCTGGCCGAGCGCGATGCGCAGGTGATCCAGGTGCTCAAGGACGTCGGCCTGGACCCCGCCAGCCGGCACCGCTACCCCCATGAGTTTTCCGGAGGCCAGCGCCAGCGTATCGCCATTGCTCGCGCCCTGGTGCTCAGGCCGGCGCTGATGCTGCTGGACGAACCCACCTCGGCCCTCGACCGCACCGTGCAGAAACAGGTGGTGGGGTTGCTGCGGGAGCTGCAGGATAAATACGGCCTGACCTATCTGTTTATCAGCCATGACCTGGCGGTGGTGCGGGCCATGGCCCATGACATGATCGTGATCAAGGACGGCAAGGTGGTGGAGCGCGGCGCGAGCCAGCGGGTGTTTGAGGCGCCACAGCATTCGTACACCAAGGAACTGCTGGCAGCGGCGCACATTCCCTTGTAG
- a CDS encoding ABC transporter permease: MLDLSPVARRRFERFKKNRRGWWSLWLFIGLFLLTLGGELIANDKPLVLSFKNELYFPVFKRYTEQQFGGQLPFQADYRSDYVQKLIKQDGGWMLFPPIPFSDDTPNYELTRPAPSPPSAVNWLGTDDQSRDVLARVIFGARVSILFALALTAISAAIGIAAGALQGYYGGWVDLIGQRVLEVWSGLPVLYLLIILSGFVEPNFWWLLGIMALFSWLALVDVVRAEFLRGRNLEYVKAARALGLGDGKIIRRHILPNAMTATLSYLPFILTGAISTLSALDFLGFGMPAGSASLGELIAQGKQNLQAPWLGLTAFFTLALILSLLVFIGEALRDAFDPRS; this comes from the coding sequence ATGCTTGATCTGTCTCCCGTGGCGCGTCGACGTTTCGAGCGCTTCAAAAAGAACCGTCGCGGCTGGTGGTCGCTGTGGCTGTTTATCGGCCTGTTTCTGCTGACCCTCGGCGGCGAGCTGATCGCCAACGACAAGCCGCTGGTGCTGAGTTTCAAGAACGAGCTGTATTTCCCGGTGTTCAAGCGCTACACCGAGCAACAGTTCGGCGGCCAGCTGCCGTTCCAGGCCGACTACCGCAGTGACTACGTACAAAAGCTGATCAAACAGGACGGCGGCTGGATGCTGTTCCCGCCGATCCCGTTCAGCGACGACACCCCCAACTACGAACTGACCCGCCCCGCCCCGAGCCCGCCCTCGGCGGTGAACTGGCTGGGTACTGACGATCAGTCGCGGGATGTGCTGGCGCGGGTGATTTTTGGCGCGCGGGTGTCGATCCTGTTTGCCTTGGCGCTCACTGCGATCAGCGCGGCCATCGGCATCGCGGCCGGTGCGTTGCAGGGTTATTACGGCGGCTGGGTGGACTTGATCGGCCAGCGCGTGCTGGAGGTGTGGTCCGGGTTGCCGGTGCTGTACTTGCTGATCATCCTGTCGGGCTTTGTCGAGCCCAATTTCTGGTGGCTGCTGGGGATCATGGCGCTGTTTTCCTGGCTGGCCCTGGTGGACGTGGTGCGCGCCGAGTTCCTGCGCGGGCGCAACCTGGAATACGTCAAGGCGGCACGGGCGCTGGGCTTGGGTGACGGCAAGATCATTCGTCGGCATATCCTGCCCAATGCCATGACGGCGACGCTGAGCTACCTGCCGTTTATCCTGACCGGGGCGATCTCCACCCTGAGCGCCCTGGATTTCCTCGGCTTTGGCATGCCGGCGGGCAGCGCGTCGCTGGGCGAACTGATCGCCCAGGGCAAGCAGAACCTGCAAGCGCCCTGGCTGGGGCTGACGGCGTTTTTCACCTTAGCGCTGATCCTGTCGCTGCTGGTCTTTATCGGCGAGGCGTTGCGTGATGCCTTCGACCCCCGCTCGTGA
- a CDS encoding microcin C ABC transporter permease YejB — translation MFAYIVRRLLLIIPTLVIILLVNFVIVQAAPGGPVEQAIAHLQGIGGGGVGGSSGEGVSSGSRASRGLDPKLIADIEKQYGFDKPAPERLWLMLKSYAQLDFGNSFFRGKTVIDLILEKMPVTISLGLWATLITYLVSIPLGIRKAVRHGSSFDVWSSTAIVIGYAMPAFLFAMFLIVVFAGGTSLNWFPVRGLVSENFEELSTIGKVADYFWHLVLPVTSLVIGGFATLTILTKNSFLNEITRQYVVTARAKGLSERRVLYGHVFRNAMLLVISGIPQAFISVFFAGSLLIEVIFSLDGLGRMSYEAAVSRDYPVVFGSLFIFTLFGLLIKLIGDLCYTLVDPRIDFAARNA, via the coding sequence ATGTTTGCCTATATCGTGCGGCGCCTGCTGCTGATCATCCCGACGCTGGTGATCATCCTGCTGGTGAATTTCGTGATTGTGCAGGCCGCCCCCGGTGGCCCGGTGGAACAAGCCATCGCGCATTTGCAAGGCATCGGCGGCGGTGGCGTCGGTGGCTCGTCCGGCGAAGGTGTCAGCAGCGGCTCCCGCGCCAGCCGTGGCCTGGACCCGAAGTTGATAGCGGACATCGAGAAACAATACGGCTTCGACAAGCCCGCGCCGGAACGCCTGTGGCTGATGCTCAAGAGTTATGCGCAGTTGGATTTCGGCAACAGTTTCTTTCGCGGCAAGACGGTGATTGACCTGATTCTGGAAAAAATGCCGGTGACCATTTCCCTCGGCCTGTGGGCGACGCTGATCACCTACCTGGTGTCGATCCCCCTGGGGATTCGCAAGGCGGTGCGCCACGGCAGCAGCTTTGACGTGTGGAGCAGCACCGCCATTGTCATCGGCTATGCGATGCCGGCGTTTCTGTTCGCAATGTTCCTGATCGTGGTATTTGCCGGGGGCACTTCGCTGAACTGGTTCCCGGTGCGCGGGCTGGTGTCGGAAAACTTCGAAGAATTGAGCACGATTGGCAAGGTCGCCGATTATTTCTGGCACCTGGTATTGCCGGTGACGTCGCTGGTCATCGGCGGGTTCGCCACGCTGACCATCCTCACCAAAAACTCGTTCCTCAATGAAATTACGCGCCAATATGTGGTGACTGCGCGTGCCAAGGGCTTGAGCGAGCGGCGCGTACTCTACGGCCATGTGTTCCGCAACGCCATGCTGCTGGTGATCTCGGGGATTCCCCAGGCGTTCATCAGCGTGTTCTTTGCAGGCTCCTTGTTGATCGAGGTGATCTTCTCCCTCGACGGCCTGGGCCGCATGAGCTACGAAGCAGCGGTATCGCGCGATTACCCGGTGGTGTTCGGTTCGTTGTTTATCTTCACCTTGTTCGGCCTCTTGATAAAACTGATCGGTGACCTCTGCTACACCCTGGTGGACCCGCGTATCGACTTCGCCGCGAGGAACGCCTGA
- a CDS encoding extracellular solute-binding protein: MRLAFSSLLSSSLALLLASTAVIAAPQPYLTVYGEPAKYATGFTHFDYANPDAPKGGSLRRSAIEIGRFDHVLPYIDKGIGVSQVDGWVYAPLAQRSLDEPYTVYGLVAEQMERAGDGLSLRFFLNPKARFADGKPITAEDVRYSFDLLMTQGSLRFRTLFADVKQVEVEGERQVRFDFSSDENRTLPLDIATLPVFPEHWWKTRDFANGGGYEAPLGSGPYTVSKIDSGSTITFTRDPNWWGKDLPVSRGLYNFDHLSLEYFGDTEVARQVLRGGAYDFNREFSATGYSIGYNGPALDDGRLQRAHLAKEMPQPAQGYVFNVQNPMFKDRRVRQALAMLWDFEWANRQMMRNMYIRQQSFFSNSPLAASQPPTKEELAILEPLRGQVPDEVFTQVFKAPVTDGSGMIRDKQLQALALLEEAGWKPDGDKLVNAEGKPLEFTFLNTQNGLERLLLPYKRNLAQIGITLNIRRIDSSQYVNRIMSRDYDMIVIGFPVTTSPGMELYNYFGSAAAYDPGANNYAVLKDPAVDTLIKGLVKADTQAQMLTYAHALDRVLQWNYLWIPNYYPPGTSAAWWNRFGRPVIEAKNDEALETWWEISPTPLTTEQMNAELKKRGGAR; the protein is encoded by the coding sequence ATGCGATTGGCTTTTTCCTCTCTACTAAGTTCGAGCCTGGCCCTGCTGCTGGCCAGCACTGCGGTGATCGCGGCGCCGCAACCGTATCTGACGGTGTACGGCGAACCGGCCAAGTACGCCACAGGCTTCACCCATTTCGACTACGCCAACCCCGATGCCCCCAAGGGCGGCAGCCTGCGCCGCTCGGCCATCGAGATCGGGCGCTTCGACCATGTGCTGCCGTATATCGACAAGGGCATCGGCGTCTCCCAGGTTGACGGTTGGGTGTACGCGCCGCTGGCCCAGCGTTCACTGGACGAGCCCTACACCGTTTACGGCCTGGTCGCCGAACAGATGGAGCGCGCCGGTGACGGCCTGTCGCTGCGTTTTTTCCTCAACCCCAAGGCCCGGTTTGCCGACGGCAAGCCGATCACCGCCGAAGACGTGCGCTACAGCTTCGACCTGCTGATGACCCAAGGCAGCCTGCGCTTTCGCACCTTGTTCGCCGACGTCAAGCAGGTCGAAGTCGAAGGTGAGCGCCAGGTACGCTTCGATTTCTCCAGCGATGAAAATCGCACCCTGCCCTTGGACATCGCCACCCTGCCCGTCTTCCCGGAACATTGGTGGAAGACCCGCGACTTCGCCAATGGCGGCGGCTATGAAGCGCCACTGGGCAGCGGGCCCTACACCGTCAGCAAGATCGACTCCGGCAGCACCATCACCTTTACCCGCGACCCGAACTGGTGGGGCAAGGACTTGCCGGTCAGCCGCGGCCTGTACAACTTCGATCACCTGAGCCTGGAATATTTCGGCGACACCGAAGTGGCCCGCCAGGTGTTGCGTGGCGGCGCCTATGATTTCAACCGCGAATTTTCCGCCACCGGCTACTCCATCGGGTACAACGGCCCGGCCCTGGACGACGGCCGTCTGCAACGCGCGCACTTGGCCAAGGAGATGCCGCAACCGGCCCAGGGTTATGTATTCAACGTGCAAAACCCGATGTTCAAGGACCGCCGCGTGCGCCAGGCACTGGCGATGCTGTGGGATTTCGAATGGGCCAACCGGCAGATGATGCGCAATATGTACATCCGCCAGCAGAGCTTCTTCTCCAATAGCCCGCTGGCTGCCAGTCAACCGCCGACCAAGGAGGAACTGGCGATCCTTGAACCCTTGCGCGGCCAGGTGCCCGACGAGGTCTTCACCCAGGTGTTCAAGGCCCCGGTCACCGATGGCAGCGGCATGATCCGCGACAAGCAACTGCAAGCCCTGGCCCTGCTGGAGGAAGCCGGCTGGAAACCGGACGGCGACAAACTGGTCAATGCCGAAGGCAAGCCGCTGGAGTTCACCTTCCTCAACACTCAGAACGGCCTGGAACGCCTGCTGTTACCCTACAAACGCAACCTGGCGCAGATCGGCATCACCTTGAATATCCGGCGTATCGACTCCTCGCAGTACGTCAATCGGATCATGTCCCGAGACTACGACATGATCGTCATCGGCTTCCCTGTCACCACCTCACCGGGCATGGAGCTGTACAACTATTTCGGCTCAGCGGCGGCCTACGATCCAGGCGCCAACAACTACGCGGTGCTCAAAGACCCGGCCGTGGACACGCTGATCAAGGGCCTGGTCAAGGCCGACACCCAGGCGCAGATGCTCACCTATGCCCACGCGCTGGACCGGGTACTGCAATGGAATTACCTGTGGATCCCCAATTACTACCCGCCCGGCACCTCTGCCGCGTGGTGGAACCGCTTCGGCCGCCCGGTCATCGAGGCCAAGAACGACGAAGCCCTGGAAACCTGGTGGGAAATCAGCCCCACGCCACTGACCACCGAGCAAATGAACGCTGAGTTGAAAAAACGCGGAGGGGCGCGCTGA
- a CDS encoding peptidylprolyl isomerase: MAKATARHILVSTEDKCNELKAQIEGGADFAEIAKANSSCPSSRDGGNLGSFGPGQMVKEFDTVVFSAPVNTVQGPVKTQFGYHLLEVTSRQD; this comes from the coding sequence ATGGCCAAAGCCACCGCCCGTCACATCCTCGTTTCCACTGAAGACAAGTGCAACGAACTCAAGGCCCAGATCGAAGGCGGCGCCGATTTCGCAGAAATCGCCAAAGCCAACTCCAGCTGCCCTTCCAGCCGCGATGGCGGCAACCTGGGTTCGTTCGGTCCAGGCCAGATGGTCAAGGAATTCGACACCGTCGTCTTCAGCGCCCCGGTCAACACTGTGCAAGGCCCGGTGAAAACCCAGTTCGGCTACCACCTGCTGGAAGTCACCAGCCGCCAGGACTGA
- a CDS encoding DUF1543 domain-containing protein yields MLFVVMLGGKHPRAKIEVHDVVFAVADTLESTYPQLRADWFGSPKGVHIDSWMAVEGVDGWTVELSHLAPAAGAHHLYFINLGGYEANSFGEAHRYLLVVARNKKEAASKGKQQMLRQWSQAHTDGVLDIDDCLPIDRVDGRYIHLVQGPHRPIIQQNDYIVLP; encoded by the coding sequence ATGCTGTTTGTCGTGATGCTCGGGGGCAAGCACCCACGGGCAAAAATTGAAGTTCACGATGTGGTGTTCGCTGTGGCGGACACGCTTGAATCGACCTACCCGCAATTACGCGCCGACTGGTTCGGCAGCCCCAAGGGCGTGCATATTGATTCGTGGATGGCCGTGGAGGGTGTCGACGGTTGGACAGTCGAACTCAGCCACCTGGCACCTGCTGCCGGCGCGCACCACCTGTATTTCATCAACCTCGGCGGCTATGAAGCCAACAGCTTTGGCGAGGCCCACCGTTACCTGCTGGTGGTCGCGCGCAATAAAAAGGAGGCCGCGAGCAAGGGCAAGCAACAGATGCTGCGCCAATGGTCCCAGGCCCACACCGACGGTGTGCTGGACATCGACGATTGCCTGCCCATCGACCGGGTGGACGGACGCTATATCCACCTTGTACAGGGCCCGCACCGACCGATCATCCAGCAGAACGACTATATCGTCCTGCCTTGA
- a CDS encoding aldo/keto reductase, translating into MRTIDLAGVPVPVIGQGTWRMGENPDRHRAEVAALQLGIDEGMTLIDTAEMYGEGGAETVVGEAIRGRRDQVFLVSKVYPHNASQQGVPRACEASLKRLGTDCIDLYLLHWRGQYPLEETVEAFERLREAGKIGRWGVSNFDVADLQELASPACATNQVLYNIEERGIEFDLLPWWQQHHLPLMAYCPIAQGGELLSSPTLKQIAHRHAVTPAQVALAWVLRQDGVIAIPKAVTPEHVRLNAAAAKVVLDEHDLDAIDRVFGAPKRKHPLAMV; encoded by the coding sequence ATGCGTACCATTGATCTGGCGGGCGTTCCCGTTCCTGTCATCGGCCAGGGAACCTGGCGCATGGGCGAAAACCCCGACCGGCACCGTGCCGAGGTGGCGGCACTTCAACTGGGCATCGACGAGGGCATGACCCTGATCGATACCGCCGAAATGTATGGTGAGGGCGGCGCCGAGACCGTTGTCGGCGAGGCCATTCGCGGCAGGCGCGACCAGGTGTTCCTGGTCAGCAAGGTCTACCCGCACAATGCCAGCCAGCAGGGCGTGCCTCGTGCGTGTGAAGCCAGCCTCAAGCGCTTGGGTACGGACTGTATTGATCTTTATCTGTTGCACTGGCGCGGCCAATACCCCCTTGAAGAAACCGTCGAAGCGTTCGAGCGCCTGCGCGAAGCCGGCAAAATCGGCCGCTGGGGCGTCTCCAATTTCGATGTCGCCGACCTGCAGGAACTCGCATCCCCGGCCTGCGCCACCAACCAGGTGCTCTACAACATCGAAGAGCGCGGCATCGAATTCGACCTGCTGCCCTGGTGGCAACAGCACCACTTGCCCTTGATGGCCTACTGCCCGATCGCCCAGGGCGGTGAGCTGCTGTCCAGCCCGACCCTCAAGCAGATCGCCCATCGCCACGCGGTCACACCCGCCCAGGTTGCCCTGGCCTGGGTGTTGCGCCAGGACGGTGTGATCGCCATTCCGAAGGCGGTCACCCCGGAGCATGTGCGACTCAACGCAGCCGCTGCCAAGGTGGTGCTGGATGAACACGACCTGGACGCCATCGATCGCGTGTTCGGCGCACCCAAGCGCAAGCATCCGCTGGCGATGGTGTAA
- a CDS encoding Hcp family type VI secretion system effector has translation MPTPAYLSITGVKQGLITAGTFTQDSVGNIYQEGHEDQILVQAFSHQVIIPRDPQSGQPTGQRVHKPLMISKVFDKSSPLLFSALTSGEEVKCRLEWLRTSSAGTQEHYFTIELEGATIVDIQSRMPHCQDPDNAHFTHLEDVYFTYRKIVWTHEVSGTSGSDDWRSPVAG, from the coding sequence ATGCCAACACCCGCGTATCTCTCCATCACCGGTGTCAAACAAGGTTTGATTACGGCAGGTACGTTTACCCAGGACTCGGTAGGTAACATCTATCAGGAAGGCCATGAGGACCAGATCCTGGTCCAGGCCTTTTCTCATCAGGTGATCATTCCGCGCGACCCGCAATCGGGCCAGCCGACAGGCCAGAGGGTTCATAAGCCCCTGATGATCAGCAAGGTCTTCGATAAGTCGTCGCCTTTGCTGTTCAGCGCACTGACCAGCGGCGAGGAGGTCAAGTGCCGGCTCGAATGGCTGCGTACCTCCTCGGCCGGCACCCAGGAGCATTACTTCACCATTGAGCTGGAGGGGGCAACCATCGTGGACATCCAGTCACGCATGCCCCATTGCCAGGACCCGGACAACGCCCACTTCACTCATTTGGAAGATGTGTACTTCACTTATCGCAAGATTGTGTGGACCCACGAAGTGTCCGGTACTTCCGGGTCGGATGACTGGCGCAGCCCGGTTGCGGGTTAA
- the tssA gene encoding type VI secretion system protein TssA encodes MAYSGKLCDYYLEVARSPCTQTGFAGSDVRFSSEYEALECELAKAQSIHGGGQPDWQKVLETSVILLHQQSKDLKVAVWLTWALHQCESYPGLLAGLGLLRYLCEHHWAVVYPEKPRTRGAAFGWLVLRLEPLFTQGLPLQNQQPLFRAVLEHLTCLDELWAKHLGSDAPLLLPMRRQLARRLEQAAQDAPPAAGLSGVMAHVKQATGQLLKPEAVVNNEKDAHKLLRTLQEQARSLCAWWLRQNATDARALRLNRTLTWLALASYPDADNQRVTALRGPAPDKLKRYQERFAQGHYADLVLELEASLAGAMFWFDGLRMLWQCLEALQAAQAMTELEVTFALLLQRLPDLPAFHFHDGVPFADAATRDWITLQVARHLQVPEVTAVVVDAEAAPWEVALQAVAPRLRKDGLKAAIHELKQGMYTAHSDRARFHWRLALARLCVQAGKHELAKIQLEHLDHELQRTGLERWEPELALQVIQLLYRCCDVLPQNHAVRERKEDTHRRLCLFDLEAALE; translated from the coding sequence ATGGCTTATTCGGGCAAACTTTGTGATTATTACCTTGAAGTTGCACGTTCACCCTGCACGCAAACAGGCTTTGCGGGCAGCGATGTGCGCTTTTCGAGTGAATATGAAGCGCTGGAATGCGAGTTGGCCAAGGCGCAATCGATTCATGGTGGCGGCCAGCCCGACTGGCAGAAGGTCCTGGAAACCAGCGTGATCCTGCTACACCAGCAATCCAAGGATCTCAAGGTCGCCGTCTGGCTGACCTGGGCGTTGCACCAGTGCGAATCCTATCCGGGCTTGCTGGCCGGGCTCGGGTTATTGCGCTATCTCTGCGAACATCATTGGGCGGTGGTCTACCCGGAAAAACCGCGTACCCGTGGCGCGGCATTCGGCTGGTTGGTGCTGCGCCTTGAACCTTTGTTTACACAAGGCCTGCCGCTGCAGAACCAGCAACCTTTATTCCGCGCCGTGCTTGAGCATCTCACGTGCCTCGATGAGCTATGGGCCAAGCACTTGGGGAGCGACGCGCCATTGCTGCTGCCGATGCGCAGGCAATTGGCCCGGAGGCTGGAGCAGGCTGCGCAGGACGCCCCCCCAGCGGCGGGATTGAGCGGCGTCATGGCCCACGTCAAGCAGGCTACCGGCCAGTTGCTGAAACCCGAAGCGGTGGTGAACAACGAAAAAGACGCGCACAAGCTGCTGCGCACCTTGCAGGAACAGGCCCGTTCGTTGTGTGCCTGGTGGCTACGCCAGAACGCTACTGACGCGCGCGCCTTGCGCCTGAATCGAACATTGACCTGGCTGGCGCTGGCCAGTTATCCGGACGCCGACAACCAACGGGTCACAGCCTTGCGCGGGCCTGCACCCGACAAGCTCAAGCGTTATCAGGAGCGCTTTGCCCAGGGCCATTACGCCGACCTGGTGCTTGAGCTGGAGGCCAGCCTCGCCGGTGCGATGTTCTGGTTCGACGGGTTGCGCATGCTCTGGCAATGCCTGGAGGCCTTGCAGGCCGCCCAGGCCATGACCGAGCTGGAAGTGACCTTCGCCCTGTTGTTGCAACGCCTGCCGGACCTGCCGGCGTTTCACTTCCATGACGGCGTCCCGTTTGCCGACGCCGCCACGCGCGACTGGATCACGCTGCAGGTTGCCCGCCACCTGCAAGTGCCCGAAGTAACCGCCGTGGTGGTCGATGCCGAAGCCGCGCCCTGGGAGGTCGCCTTGCAAGCGGTAGCCCCGCGGTTGCGAAAGGACGGACTCAAGGCCGCCATTCATGAACTCAAGCAAGGCATGTACACGGCGCACAGCGATCGTGCGCGTTTTCATTGGCGGCTGGCCCTGGCGCGCTTGTGTGTGCAGGCCGGCAAGCATGAGCTGGCGAAGATTCAACTTGAACACCTGGACCATGAACTGCAACGCACCGGCCTGGAACGCTGGGAGCCGGAGCTGGCCCTCCAGGTCATTCAGCTTCTGTATCGCTGTTGCGATGTATTGCCGCAAAACCATGCCGTGCGCGAGCGCAAGGAAGACACCCATCGCAGGCTGTGCCTCTTCGATCTTGAAGCGGCACTTGAATAG